In Juglans microcarpa x Juglans regia isolate MS1-56 chromosome 1S, Jm3101_v1.0, whole genome shotgun sequence, the genomic stretch ATCCCATCCTAGTGCATTTTCTCCAATTTGCAAACTTTCCTCTCCTACTACAGGACTGGCTATCGTTCGTAGATCAACCATCCACGGCAATGCCACTTCCTGCCTTGCTGAGGCCACTCGTGCTAATCAATCAGCCTTGAAATGATCTCCTCGGGGTATTTGCTTGATTTGAAAGTACTTGAGGCTTTTGCATTATTCCTGAACTTGGTGGAGATATTTTATGAGTTTGATCCCTCTCGCCAAGTATTCCCCGATGATTTTCTTGACTACTACCTATGAGTTTGCTTTCATTTCAATCTCCTCTCCCCCTAACATCTTTGTTATTGCTAAATCGGAGAGCACTGATTCGTATTCTGCTTCGTTGTTTGTTACTTTGAAGTCTAATCGTATTGCATGGTACTACTCTGCTCCTTCATTTGTCGCCTCATACACACCAACTCCTCCCCCTGCTCGGCAGGATGATCCGTCCTCATACACTTGCCATGGATTCTTCTCTGGTGACTTTTGGGCTTCTTcctagaaatttaaaaattttgctaCGAAATCCGTCAAGATCTACCCTTTCACAGCATTCTTTGGTATGTAGTTGATGTCGTACTCACTTAATTCAATTGACCTTTTGACCAGCCGCCCCGAGGTGTCCAGTTTTTGTAACACCTTTTGTAAGGGTGATGAGGTAATCACCTTTATCGAATGTGCTTGGAAATATGGTCCTAATCGCTTTGTTGCTACCACTACGGTGAAGGCGACTAACTCTACTTTTGCGTACCTAGTCTCAACTCCTCTCAAGGCTCTACTTACATAATATACCAGCTTTTGTTCCTTCCTCTCCTCTAGTACCAAGGCTGCTGACACAACGTCTAGTGTCACTGCCAGGTATAACAACAATGGCTCCCCTTGCTTGGTATGGCTGAGCAATGGTGGGTTAGCCAAATACTCCTTCAGGTGGGTGAATGCTTCCTCACACTTAGCATCCCAATCTTGTGCCTTCTTAAGCACATGAAAGAATGGAAGACACTTATCTCTCAATTGGGATACAAACTCGTTAAGAGTTGTTATCTTTCCTACTAGCTTCTATACTTTGTTTATGTTCGTGGGCGACTTCAtttctattattgttattagCTTCTTGGGATTTACTTTGATCCCTCTTTCTGACACCATGAAACCGAGAAACTTTTCCAATTGCACTCCGAATGCACACTTCATTGGATTGAGCTTCATTCGATATCGTCTTAAAACCTGGAAAGCCTCCCTAAAGTCCTTCACATGCTGAGCAAACTCCATACTTTTTACTAGCAGATCATCAACGTATACTTCCATGTTTCTCCCAGTTTggtttttaaacattttgtttactCACATTTGATAGATCGCCCCAACGTTCTTCAAGCCGAAGTGCATCACCTTATAGCAGTATAGTCCTCAATTAGTTATGAAAGTAGTCTTTTCTTGATCAGCCTCATTCATCCTGATTTGGTTGTAACCCTAGCaggcatccataaaacttaACATCCTATGCCCTGTTGTTGTGTCTACTATTAAATCTATCCGTGGTAATGGAAAACTGTCTTTCGAGCAAGCCTTGTTGAGGTCGGCGAAATCCACGCTCATACACCACTTTCCGTTAGATTTCTTCACCAACACTACATTGGATAGCCACTCTGAATATTGTGCTTCTTTGATGAATTTTGCCCCCAATAAAAGGTCCACTTCCTCAGTGATTTCCTCGTACTTCTCTGTATtaaagtttcttttcttttgctttattaGGCGCACCTTCGGGTCTATACTCAACTTGTTTTCGATGATCTCCTTACCTATCCCTGACATATCCTTATGACTCCATGTAAATACGTCTTTGGTCTAGAAGGAAATCTATCAACAACTGTCTTTCTTCCCTTGACATTTTGGTCCCTATCTTCACATGGCTCTCAGGATGATTCTTTTCGAGGGTGACCAACTCTAGGGGCTCATCTGCCTCCCCTTACTTCGAAGTACTTTCATCTCTAGTTTCTAGTTCCGTCATCGTTATTTGGGGCCCTGGTGGGAAGATTGCCTCCTCCTGACTTCTCCTTGCCCTGATCTGAGCTCCTGCACATAACATTCTCTGGCTAAGACTTGTTCCCCACGTACCTCGCCTATTCCAGCTCTTGTCAAGAACTTCATTTTTAGATGATAGGTAGATGTAATAGCCTTCAAAGCATTTAATGTGGGTCGTCCAATGATTACATTGTATGCTGACCAAGTTCTCACCAGTAAAAACTGAGTCATTGATGTGGCGATATGAGGGTCTGTGCTTACAGATACTGGCAATGTAATGGACCCCATTGGTTGTACCACATCTCTAGTGAACCCTTTTAATGTAGTTGGCACTGGTTTCAGTCGATTCGCACCGATTCCCATTTTGCTGAAAGCATCCTAAAATAGGATGTCTGCCAAACTTCTGTTGTCAATTAATATTCTCCTTGTGGTAAAATTTGTCACCAGCATCGTTACCACCAAAGCATCATTATGTGGATATACGCCCCCTCGGCAATCCTCATCGCTAAAAGATATTATGGGGGATATATGCACTTGGGGTTGCTTGATGGGTCTCTCCACACTAAAAACTTCTTCATATCTCGCCCACCTAGCATACACCTTTATTTCTAAAGAAGTTGGGCCACCTCTTGCATACCCACCGACGATCGTATGTATTTCGCCCAAGGGTGGTTCCTGTAGGCATCATCTGCTCTCAGTCTCCGATCACGAGTTTCATGTGACCTCCTCTCTTTTCTCGATGATTCTCGTTGCCTTGGGCTTTCACTCCTCCTTTTATACTCGAGCTTCCGATCGTTCGTACATcgtgggtgggggggggggtcaTGTTCTGGGCGATCAAGCATTCCAACTCACCACTGCCTCtcatttcttctacttttcatTTCAAGTTGTAGCAGACCTTGGTTCTGTGCCCCTTGTTTTGTGATATGTGCAGTACTTCTTGGTCTGTTGCTTATTGGTTGATTCCTAGTCCTTTGTTTTGTCTCAGTTTTGTGTACTAGAGTAATGCACATAACCACCATTATGTCTTCTTAAATTACTATCATGCCTTAACTCCTGTTGGTCTCTCTTCGCCTCTTGGCCCCTATCTCAGTTTTTCTTCTGTTCTCCTTTTAAGTTCCTGTTTATTCCTTCTTTCTGGTTGGGTGGTCAAGGCGATAAGGGTGTCTTCAGTGTTAACAAAATCGTCGGCCCTATCCCTGAACTCTCGTAAAGTGGAAAGGGTTTTCTTGGCCAGCTCGGCCATAAAAAGGCTCCTTTGCCAAATACCTCACAGCAATATTGCTAGCATGATTTTCTCGTCTTGATCATCAactgtcatattttttttattgaagctTGTTAAATACGCTTTCAAACTTCCATCCTCTCTCTGTTTGACTGTTAGCAAGTACGCGGCTAGCCTCCTGCATATTATACTCACCATAAATTGGGTCAAAAACTGCCGGCCCAACTCTTTGAAACTTTCTATGGAGTTTGGTTGTAGTGTACCGAACCATCCTCCCGCCAACCCCTTTAGAGTCAAAGGGAAAGCCGTACACGTAATCTTTCTTAGGAATCCATGAAGCATCATATGGACTTTGAAAGTGTCAAGATGCTCCATGGGATCTTTTGAGCAGTCATACAGGTTGATCGACGGGACTTTAAACTTCGGAGGCAGAGGCATTGCCATAATTTTCACAAAGAACGGTAGATTTGTGCTGGACAATAACTGGTCGACCGAAGAGGACATTCTTATCTTTttggccatctcctcatatttatcTATAAGGTTGCACACGTCTTGGT encodes the following:
- the LOC121247293 gene encoding uncharacterized protein LOC121247293; this translates as MGIGANRLKPVPTTLKGFTRDVVQPMGSITLPVSVSTDPHIATSMTQFLLVRTWSAYNVIIGRPTLNALKAITSTYHLKMKFLTRAGIGEVRGEQVLARECYVQELRSGQGEVRRRQSSHQGPK